One stretch of Bordetella avium DNA includes these proteins:
- a CDS encoding LysR family transcriptional regulator, giving the protein MTLKQLEAFYWAATCASFAVAAQRLHLSVSSLSKRIAELEEDLGQPLFDRGGHRAALTSAGDRLLPQARQLLAAADRIRASMGARDELAGRCRFGVGELSALTWLPSLIGSVRQRYPSLALEPYVDVGQVLERKVADGELDFAVIAGRSSRAGIVSTPVGEARFVWVGAPRAVGEATQVTPALLQRCPLVSLPEGAGTTQLLQTWLRTLTEAQQRLHCNNWGAIVGMLVEGTGVGLLPLHWAQALAREGSLRILASDPAPGVLPYAFQCRGDDNRVLVEKMRTEVMGAVDFSAPCRLP; this is encoded by the coding sequence ATGACGCTCAAGCAACTCGAAGCCTTTTACTGGGCCGCCACGTGCGCCAGCTTTGCGGTGGCCGCGCAGCGGCTGCATCTGTCGGTGTCGTCCCTGTCCAAACGCATCGCGGAATTGGAGGAAGACCTTGGGCAGCCGCTGTTTGATCGTGGCGGGCATCGCGCTGCGTTGACCTCAGCCGGGGACCGCTTGCTGCCCCAGGCACGCCAGTTGCTGGCTGCGGCCGACCGCATCCGGGCGTCGATGGGCGCGCGCGACGAGCTTGCCGGACGCTGCCGCTTCGGGGTGGGTGAATTGAGCGCGCTGACCTGGCTGCCGTCTTTGATAGGCAGTGTGCGCCAGCGCTATCCTTCGCTGGCGCTGGAGCCCTATGTGGATGTCGGGCAGGTGCTCGAGCGCAAGGTCGCGGATGGCGAGCTCGATTTCGCCGTGATCGCAGGCCGTTCTTCCCGGGCAGGTATTGTGTCGACGCCGGTTGGCGAGGCCCGTTTTGTCTGGGTGGGAGCGCCGCGCGCGGTGGGCGAGGCGACGCAGGTCACGCCGGCCTTGCTGCAACGGTGTCCGCTGGTTTCCTTGCCGGAAGGGGCAGGCACCACCCAGTTGTTGCAAACCTGGCTCAGAACGCTGACCGAGGCGCAGCAGCGCCTGCATTGCAACAACTGGGGCGCGATTGTCGGCATGCTGGTCGAGGGCACGGGCGTAGGCCTGCTGCCCCTGCATTGGGCGCAGGCTTTGGCGCGCGAGGGCAGCCTGCGCATCCTGGCCAGCGATCCGGCGCCGGGCGTGTTGCCCTACGCCTTTCAATGTCGGGGTGACGACAATCGGGTGCTGGTCGAGAAGATGCGCACGGAAGTGATGGGCGCGGTGGATTTTTCCGCGCCTTGCCGGCTGCCCTGA
- a CDS encoding Rdx family protein translates to MAAPRIAIPVCPPCQWLLRAAWIARELLATFGAELGALAPRPDRRGLILRIAA, encoded by the coding sequence ATGGCCGCGCCGCGTATCGCTATTCCTGTTTGCCCCCCGTGTCAGTGGCTGTTGCGTGCGGCCTGGATAGCCCGGGAGCTGCTCGCGACGTTTGGCGCCGAGCTGGGAGCGCTTGCGCCGCGCCCAGACCGGCGCGGCCTCATTTTGCGGATCGCGGCATGA
- a CDS encoding transporter substrate-binding domain-containing protein: protein MTLDDETGAAFLSQGKLRASINVGNPILARRDAEGGVAGVSVDLAREFARRLGAHLELRVFASAGESVEAVSAGETDLGFFAIDPKRGEHIAFTGPYVIIEGAYLVRAQSAITRRDEVDASGMTVMVGKGSAYDLYLTRELRHASIARAATSPAVVETFLAEGADVAAGVRQQLEGDARRLGGLRVLDGHFMLIRQAMGLPKSRGVAAQAYLAAFVEEMKASGFVAQALRRHGIEGAAVAGPGEG, encoded by the coding sequence ATGACGTTGGACGACGAGACAGGCGCGGCATTTTTGTCCCAGGGGAAGTTGCGCGCTTCCATCAATGTGGGCAACCCCATTCTCGCGCGCCGCGATGCCGAGGGCGGCGTGGCGGGCGTGTCGGTGGATTTGGCGCGCGAGTTCGCAAGACGGCTGGGCGCCCATCTCGAATTGCGGGTGTTTGCCTCGGCCGGCGAGTCTGTCGAGGCGGTGTCGGCCGGGGAGACCGACCTCGGCTTTTTCGCCATTGATCCCAAGCGCGGCGAGCACATCGCGTTTACCGGCCCCTACGTCATCATCGAAGGGGCCTATCTGGTGCGCGCGCAGTCTGCCATCACCCGGCGCGACGAGGTCGATGCCAGCGGCATGACCGTGATGGTGGGCAAAGGCAGCGCCTACGATCTCTATCTCACCCGTGAGTTGCGTCACGCCAGTATTGCGCGCGCGGCTACCTCGCCAGCGGTCGTCGAGACCTTTCTGGCTGAAGGCGCGGACGTCGCTGCGGGCGTGCGCCAGCAATTAGAGGGAGATGCCCGGCGCTTAGGCGGCTTGCGAGTGCTGGATGGCCACTTTATGTTGATCCGTCAGGCCATGGGCCTGCCCAAGTCGCGCGGCGTCGCGGCGCAGGCCTATCTGGCCGCTTTTGTCGAGGAGATGAAGGCCAGCGGTTTCGTGGCGCAGGCCCTGCGGCGTCACGGTATCGAGGGCGCAGCGGTGGCAGGTCCGGGAGAGGGCTGA
- a CDS encoding C45 family autoproteolytic acyltransferase/hydolase — protein sequence MATIEQFPFISVSGSPEERGRSYGQQAADRVRKSAALYGKTLVDLGYDGPARSRLIAGFVSEIEQFAPHYIEEMRGIAAGADLPFEDIVMINARTEVVAKARAEKKKITELDGCTGALILPERSATGNLIHGQNWDWRAECADTSVVLRVRNDNGPDFLTFVEAGGLSRSGFNACGISITANYLECERDFTQLGVPLSLIRRKVLEQEHFALAIKAVATTAKSCSNNIMIGMAQGFGIDYECTTDEAFPIYPGEDQLIVHANHWVSDVALGKLRDTGRPSTPDSAYRDWRVRKLLNQTDKLSRDDMKRAFFDDFGAPYSVCRPPRPGSHDNISATVAMVIMEPAEGVMEVAPLPALNRVFTRYSLTEDPQVLPAFV from the coding sequence ATGGCAACGATCGAGCAGTTCCCTTTTATTTCCGTCTCCGGCAGCCCGGAAGAACGTGGCCGCTCCTATGGCCAGCAAGCCGCAGACCGCGTGCGCAAAAGTGCCGCCCTGTACGGCAAAACCCTGGTCGATCTGGGCTATGACGGCCCGGCACGCAGCCGTCTCATCGCTGGCTTTGTCTCGGAAATCGAACAGTTTGCCCCGCACTATATTGAAGAAATGCGCGGCATCGCCGCAGGCGCCGACCTGCCCTTCGAAGACATTGTGATGATCAATGCGCGCACCGAAGTCGTCGCCAAGGCCCGCGCCGAAAAAAAGAAGATCACCGAGCTAGATGGCTGCACGGGCGCGCTGATCCTGCCCGAGCGCTCGGCTACCGGCAACCTGATCCATGGACAGAACTGGGACTGGCGCGCCGAATGCGCCGACACTTCGGTCGTGCTGCGCGTGCGCAATGACAATGGCCCCGACTTTCTGACATTCGTCGAAGCGGGCGGCCTCTCGCGCTCCGGCTTCAATGCCTGTGGCATTTCGATCACCGCCAACTACCTGGAATGCGAGCGCGATTTCACCCAGCTCGGGGTGCCGCTGTCGCTCATCCGCCGCAAGGTGCTGGAGCAGGAACATTTCGCACTGGCGATCAAGGCCGTCGCCACGACGGCCAAGTCCTGCTCGAACAACATCATGATCGGCATGGCCCAGGGTTTCGGCATCGACTACGAATGCACGACCGACGAGGCCTTCCCGATTTATCCGGGCGAGGACCAGTTGATCGTACACGCCAACCACTGGGTGAGCGATGTGGCGCTGGGCAAGCTGCGCGATACCGGCCGTCCCTCGACACCGGACAGCGCCTACCGCGACTGGCGTGTGCGCAAGCTGCTGAATCAGACCGACAAGCTGAGCCGCGACGATATGAAACGCGCCTTCTTTGACGATTTCGGCGCGCCCTATTCGGTGTGCCGCCCACCCCGTCCCGGCAGCCACGACAATATTTCCGCTACGGTCGCGATGGTCATCATGGAGCCGGCCGAGGGCGTTATGGAAGTCGCTCCCCTGCCCGCCCTGAACCGTGTGTTCACGCGTTACAGCCTGACCGAAGATCCTCAAGTGCTGCCCGCCTTCGTCTGA
- a CDS encoding flagellar brake protein, whose amino-acid sequence MDHEDYLVTGRLEIVHLLLAIMQRQTLVFMHVPGRPINSVTTLLALDADRGEVLLDAAQNGSLNERIVSGDDVSFETAMDNIRVSFTGSQMSMQTYEGRPALRMALPQAISRMQRRDSYRIEVPVLKPATWSMAGRRLTLALKDISSTGLALNDVELQMDTALGDEYDGVLSLPDMGAYALTVRVVHCADQEIGKGKVARRIGCTYVDLESGIRIRIQSYVNTLQREMIARQRGN is encoded by the coding sequence ATGGACCACGAAGACTATCTGGTCACGGGACGTCTCGAAATCGTGCATCTGCTGCTCGCTATCATGCAGCGGCAGACACTGGTGTTCATGCATGTGCCGGGCCGTCCCATCAATAGCGTTACCACGCTGCTGGCCCTCGATGCAGACCGTGGGGAGGTGCTGCTGGACGCCGCTCAGAACGGCAGCCTTAACGAACGCATCGTTTCGGGTGATGACGTATCGTTCGAAACTGCGATGGACAACATCCGCGTTTCGTTCACGGGCAGTCAGATGTCCATGCAAACTTATGAAGGCCGGCCCGCTTTGCGCATGGCGTTGCCACAGGCAATTTCCCGCATGCAGCGGCGCGATTCTTACCGCATTGAAGTGCCCGTGCTCAAGCCTGCGACCTGGTCCATGGCAGGGCGCCGCCTGACCTTGGCCTTGAAAGACATCAGCTCGACCGGCCTGGCTCTGAACGATGTAGAGCTACAGATGGACACCGCCTTGGGCGATGAGTACGACGGGGTGCTGAGCCTGCCCGACATGGGTGCCTATGCCCTGACGGTAAGGGTGGTGCACTGCGCGGACCAGGAGATCGGCAAGGGCAAAGTCGCCCGTCGTATCGGCTGCACCTATGTCGATCTCGAGAGTGGCATCCGTATCCGTATTCAATCGTATGTGAATACCTTGCAGCGCGAGATGATCGCCCGTCAGCGCGGCAATTAA
- a CDS encoding diguanylate cyclase domain-containing protein yields MLAQRPENPPAPEAAGAMVLLVDDQIMVGEAIRRALLSEPEIEFHYCSDPNDALKTAVQMRPTVILQDLVLPGVDGLTLVQAYRAHPVTRDIPIIVLSTREDPAIKSAAFAAGANDYLVKLPDTIELVARLRYHSRSYLALQQRDEAYQALRQSQQKLLETNMELRRLTNSDGLTGLGNRRYLDEYLAAEWARAYREQHEISLLMIDVDHFKLFNDLYGHIAGDEALKRVATAILACCDRSTDLAARFGGEEFAMVLPGKAAGSARLTAEKLRRSVEAMQLPHEGSGAGSWLTVSIGVSTVTPRNGQPFTDLIEQADRGLYEAKRQGRNRIVQAAA; encoded by the coding sequence ATGCTTGCCCAAAGACCAGAAAACCCTCCTGCTCCCGAAGCTGCCGGCGCCATGGTGTTGCTCGTCGATGACCAGATTATGGTGGGCGAGGCGATACGGCGTGCTCTGCTCTCGGAGCCTGAAATCGAATTTCACTATTGCTCGGACCCTAACGATGCGCTCAAGACTGCCGTGCAGATGCGGCCTACCGTCATCCTGCAGGATCTCGTGCTGCCGGGCGTGGATGGCTTGACGCTGGTGCAGGCCTATCGGGCGCATCCGGTCACGCGCGATATTCCCATCATTGTTCTGTCCACCCGGGAAGATCCGGCGATTAAAAGCGCGGCCTTCGCCGCCGGCGCCAACGACTATCTGGTCAAGCTGCCCGACACGATAGAGCTGGTTGCACGCCTGCGTTATCACTCGCGTTCTTATCTCGCGCTCCAGCAGCGTGACGAGGCCTATCAGGCCTTGCGCCAGAGTCAGCAGAAATTGCTAGAAACCAATATGGAACTGCGCCGTCTCACCAATTCCGATGGGTTGACGGGCTTGGGCAATCGCCGCTATCTGGACGAATATCTGGCGGCGGAATGGGCCCGGGCCTATCGCGAACAGCATGAGATCAGCCTGCTCATGATCGACGTCGATCACTTCAAGCTGTTTAACGATCTCTACGGCCATATCGCCGGCGACGAGGCGCTCAAGCGTGTCGCGACGGCCATCCTGGCTTGCTGCGACCGCTCGACAGACCTTGCGGCGCGATTCGGGGGCGAGGAGTTCGCGATGGTGTTGCCGGGCAAGGCCGCGGGCAGCGCCCGGCTGACGGCTGAAAAACTGCGCCGCAGTGTGGAGGCCATGCAGCTGCCGCACGAGGGCAGTGGCGCCGGTAGCTGGTTGACGGTGAGTATCGGCGTGTCAACCGTCACGCCAAGGAACGGCCAGCCATTCACGGATTTGATCGAGCAGGCCGACCGCGGGCTTTATGAAGCCAAGCGGCAGGGGCGCAATCGTATCGTTCAGGCGGCGGCTTGA
- the cheB gene encoding chemotaxis response regulator protein-glutamate methylesterase, producing the protein MRVAIVNDMPLAVEALRRSLAHDPELSLAWIASDGLQAVRRCAADLPDVILMDLMMPVMNGVEATRLIMAESPCAIIVVTSDVLQHTSLVFEAMGHGALDAVDTPVLGRGDPKAAAQRLLRKIRNAGWLIGKKTVALERTTAMASSDTDAALVVIGASAGGPPSLAAVLRALPASFPAAIVLVQHVDAAFTSGMAAWLNEQCALPVRLASDGLRPEAGVVLLAGAGEHLVLGAERKLHYTAEPRESVYSPSIDVFFHSVAQHWRGRAAGVLLTGMGQDGALGLKAMRERGFFTIAQDRATSAVYGMPKAAAALDAACEILPLGDIAPRLEKVFAPPANPLFN; encoded by the coding sequence ATGAGAGTTGCCATCGTCAACGATATGCCTTTGGCGGTCGAGGCTTTGCGACGCTCGCTGGCGCATGATCCGGAGCTGAGTCTGGCCTGGATCGCCAGCGATGGCTTGCAGGCTGTGCGCCGGTGCGCGGCCGACCTGCCGGATGTGATCCTGATGGATTTGATGATGCCGGTCATGAACGGCGTGGAGGCGACCCGCCTCATCATGGCCGAATCGCCTTGCGCCATCATTGTCGTGACCTCGGATGTCCTGCAGCACACGTCGTTGGTGTTCGAGGCGATGGGACATGGGGCGCTCGACGCTGTCGATACCCCGGTGCTGGGCCGGGGCGATCCCAAGGCTGCCGCACAGCGGCTGCTGCGGAAAATTCGTAATGCCGGCTGGCTCATCGGCAAGAAAACGGTGGCGCTCGAGCGAACGACCGCCATGGCCTCTTCCGATACCGACGCCGCCTTGGTGGTCATCGGCGCCTCGGCGGGCGGGCCGCCCTCTCTGGCCGCCGTTCTGCGGGCCTTGCCAGCCAGTTTTCCTGCCGCCATTGTGCTGGTTCAGCATGTAGACGCCGCCTTCACCTCAGGCATGGCGGCATGGTTGAATGAACAGTGCGCGCTGCCGGTGCGGCTTGCCTCCGATGGGCTGCGGCCCGAGGCAGGCGTGGTGCTCTTGGCCGGCGCGGGCGAACATCTCGTGTTGGGCGCCGAGCGCAAGCTCCACTACACCGCAGAGCCCCGCGAAAGCGTATATAGCCCCTCGATCGACGTGTTTTTCCATAGCGTTGCTCAGCATTGGCGCGGCCGCGCCGCCGGGGTGCTGCTGACCGGCATGGGCCAGGATGGCGCTCTCGGTCTGAAGGCTATGCGCGAACGGGGCTTTTTCACGATTGCCCAGGATCGCGCCACCAGTGCCGTGTATGGCATGCCCAAGGCCGCTGCTGCTTTGGACGCCGCCTGTGAAATTCTGCCTTTGGGCGATATCGCGCCGCGCCTCGAAAAGGTTTTCGCGCCGCCAGCCAATCCGCTCTTTAACTAG